The Gossypium raimondii isolate GPD5lz chromosome 2, ASM2569854v1, whole genome shotgun sequence genome segment AACCGATGGAGAATGAAGCAACAAGAATAACAAAATCAaggttaaatgttttgaaaacttttttttattgttacaaTGAATATATTGTTTGAATACTtcatttatagattttagattaatatgcCTCCTGGAAAGCTTAAAAAGCTGATTGTGCAAGAACCACTAATGATTTCTATCACATCCcatatatttttagtattgtgTGTGCAAGAATGAGAACAAGGGAATGTGTAGTCTAGTGGTTTAATGATTACTTAGCTATCCCAGTGGTCCAAGGTCTGAGTCCTAGTGTTCACACtccatttatatttttcaaattttccatgTGTTTCAAAGTGTTTGTCATCCACCCCTTTATACCATAAATTGGAGGATTCTTTTCCTACAATATATGTCAAACTTACCTTAACTTGAGGGTGCATGATCCCTTTTATTACTCCATGTATCcctcttttgaaaaatttttataTCTCACCTACTTATTGTGGTTCATTGAATGTAATCACATTTGACCAAGCTTCTACACTCTTTGTCGTCCCTAACTCCTTCATTCTCCCATTTCTCTCACTTTTCACTTCTTTTCTCATCCATTATTCTCTCCATTAGTAAGATAACCATAACCCTTTTTCTTCTAATCTTTGCTTTTCCTCCATCGTAACTGACCATAACACCATCATAATACCTTTTAGCCACTATAGCACTTCCCTTTCCCACCTCTTTCTTCCTCCACCGTCGTCGATCGCCACCGTGACCACCATCGCAAGCCATCACGAATTCCTCTCTTCCTCTATTTCTGCTATTtcattcttatttatttttcttattcatCCCCTTTTGCGCTGAAACCCCCATAGCCTTTCACTGTCGGACCACCACTCCACCATCACCGGACCATCATCGGACTGCCGCTGTTGTTGCCTCCAATGACCAGACTTCTTCCCTTCTCTTCCACTTCCTCTTTTCATTTCTTATAATTGATTAAACTCACATCTTCTCTCACTCTGTCAATCATTTTAGATCACTCAAATCATTGATTTCATTTCTTTCTCGATTCATTGCCCAATCCAATTTAATCAAGTGTAAGTGTGGGTTATTTTGATGGTAAAATCCATCTCTTAGTAATTTCTTATCATGGCCGAATGGTATAGTGCCATAGGaacaatataatattttattattatttatttattagctTACTAATACGAGTTCATATCAACCTTGAAGGGCCAAACGATATTCATATAGGAGACCCCTAACTTTGCATTGGAAACCCTTATTTGAGAGTCTTAGATCGCGGGGTAAGTGTTGTTGAGACTATTAGTAGTCGATCTTTTAAGTGATAAAATAGTTTCAAAAGATCCTAAATAATAAATGTTACTTATGTGTTAGATTGTCTTGCGACATAGGTTAAGTGAAGTCGTTAATAAGAGTTGAGGCAAATCAGATCTACAATACAAGGTGTGAGATTGTTACTATTTGTTTTGTGGGATATAGTTACTTTActacattaataaattaattataataaatcatGAGTACACTAAATATTCATGAAGATAGTTGAAATATGTATGAAAATGAATACCAAGTAAGTGATTCTAACCTAGTGGTTCTATGAAATGCATGATAATTGATGTGATTATGATGTATGTGTAGATTTCATTCTTATGATATGTGATGTATGGATTATGTGATATATGCGATGATTTAAACATGTGAGAGTTATCTATGTATACGTTAAAAATTGTGATCCATGATCTAATGTGAAAAGCATGTTTAACATGCTAAAAGTGATTATTATGTGATATATGGTTATGAGAGCATGTTTACATGCACAAGTGAAAAACTGATCTATATGTTTTAGAAAGTGAATTAGCTATATCACATGCATGGAGTGGGATTTTCTGGAAGGTCGAAGTAGTGGTAGTATATCTGCAAATCAGTGGTGGCATGTCCACAAAATTGTATCAGTGGCAGGAAATCTGCATATTAggggtggcttgtccacaaaagTGTTATTAGTGGTAGTTTATCTGCAAATTAGTGGTTGGTTATCCACAAATGTTGTTTTAgatggacgagttctggggaacttgATATTGGTGTGTAGCAGAGATAGGTaggattttttataaaatgtgcatcaatttaaaatatgtatcgATATGTCCATGCATAAGTATCAGTGTTATATTCTATGAATTTAGTGATGAACGTTATGTCGTGATTGATATATGTATGcgaatatatattttgtattgatCTCACACTGAGCCTTTTAAATCTCAGCCACTCTATTCCTGTGTTTCAAATAATCCTTGTGTTTAGGACTCAGATTCGGTCATCAAAGAGTCTCTCGAAAATATGGTTTTCATGGTTATTGACTTATATTTTAACTTGAGACTTTTatgaactttattatttttatttgggattttattttgtGGTAAACTATTGAACTTTGGCATGGgatgttttgttttgaaaactttatttaaCTGGATATTTTGCTTGGGTTCTTAACATGGATTATAcgatttaatattttctcaataaaatctattttccGCAAACTCAATAGAATGagcttaaattttaaagatcATCTTAATGttttacaaataataaacaatatttctttcaaagtaatatttaaaaacatcacatttaagggaaaaactaaCATGCATTTTCAAcgatttaatcaatttatttcaaCTTAAGTTTTCTTCATTTCTATGGCCCATGTAACCGTTTAGATTGCGCCGTAACGCCTATGCCTGGTTTGAAGGGTTAGATTTTGTGGTATCAAAGTCTGGTGCAAAACTTGAACTATgggtaaaatatttttgaaaaacttcaTGCATTATAAAAGGGTAGTTTGGGTAAAAAACATGCcacacattaaaattattataaaagaaatccGAGACTCCTAAAATTGATCTGAGATAAGTGCTCTTTAGATGTGAAACTATAGACTATGAAAACTATAGAAAACTATAGACTAAGAAAACTCTAGATTGTGAAAATGATAGATAGTAATATAAgtgttaattaaaagaataaagcctcgattaaaaaattcaagtgaTTACTTATCCCTATTGACAAATATtcataaaactaaaaatgagTACTCGAGGAGTTAGAACTCGAGGGATAAGAGCTTGTGGAGAGCCGAGTCAAGGAAACCAAGTTGAATCATTTGCATCTCAAGTGCGAACCCCTAAGCCAGTaacaaaaaatgttaaatgtacACCCATTGTAGAAGAACGCCAACAAGAGCCTGCGAATGAGGCTGTATCGCAGGCCATGCTTAGAGTGTTAGAGTGAGTGGAGGGTCTTCAGATTGGGGTGAACAATCACTGCACCATTGCTGAGAGGCTCCATTCAAGTAGGGCTTTGTTGTTTAGAGGCGTTGCTGGCATGACCCCCACTATAGCTGAATATTGTCTGGAGGCTACGAAAAGAAGCTTAGATGATATGGAGTACACCTCTAACAGAAGATTAAGATGACTATGTCATTGCTATGTGACGGGGCCTACTGTTGGTGGTAGGCCATTGTAAGAGGCACCAAAGCCAATCAATTGATCTGAGAATACTTTTTATAGGTCTTCCAGAAGAAATATGTTGGCTTGAGGTACGTAGAGGCCAAGAGATTGGAACTTATTAAGCTTAGACAGGGGGACATGTTCGTGGCTAATTACAAGGTTGAGTTCTTGAGGCTTAGCCATTATACTCCGTGTGTGGTAGCAGATGAACAGGATAAGCACGTCCGATCTGAGTTTGGGCTAAGGTAGAGCTGATGATGCAAGTAGCTCTGCTTCAAGAGAGGGTTTTCTTAGTTTTAGTAGAGAAAACCAATATTTGTGAGGAAGTTAGGCGCATAGAGCGCGAACTAAAGGAGCAAGCAAGAGATCCTACTGTAGACTAGaaattatataggatttttcctatatatttttaccatattttgacttaataattatattaatcttgAGTAGTTGTTAACAAATTAAGTGGATTTTGTATAATGTTAATATGATACATGAATTTATGAAGTATGCAAAATTAtgctttattacttgatttttgtgcataatattatattattttcatgttaattattaatatgtgatttttaTTATGCAGTGGGTCCATAAAAGATGAGATTACCATAAGGATGCATGGACATGGATACATCTACCTTACTTGGATGGTAATACCATGCAAAATTGGGTCTTAAGGATGCCAATTTGACCTAGTTAAAGTGTGTTACAAAGTGGACATGTCTGATTAATTTTTGGATCATGAAACCATCCAACAAGGGGGAGTCAAGCCCAATTTCGGAAAAAGCATATGATTGTACAAAAATCAGCTTTGGGATATTTCATTAGAGGTCCCTTCAGTGGCAATTTAGTCAGAAATTGGCACACGAACTTGCCTTTGAAATCGTCcacattttatatttgaaataatcaaCCAAACCACCTCCCTTTCCACAATTTGTTGCCGGCCATGCAATGGAGAAGATTGagggtttttaaaattttatttttagtaaacttcACCCCActttcacctataaataccacacGACTCATCCCTCATTCTTCATCCCTTCATTCATAACACATCTCTCATTCTACATTCTTTTCTCTCATTCCATTTCCCTTTCCTTTCCCCCACGCCTAGCCACTCCATTTTCCTTTCCATTATTTAGCCAACAAAAGCCTTAACAAGACCATATCTTGGCCGGTCATCTTGAGAAACCCTTAGAAAGGAGCAACGAGCGGATCAGAGAAACACTTCAGTTCGAAAGATCTGAAAGGCTGCTGAATTGAATTAGAGTTTACACTTTCCTCATTGTTGCTTAATTAACCATGTTTGCTAAGTGTTTATTATTCTTGCAATCAACAATGATAGTTTAATTCTGTTTTGCTAGGATGATTATgtcaattcaataatatttgtttaaatcatgtttaaaGTGTTTGTGGCTCAGTCGatcctatttttaattaaaatcaagatgtatttcattcatacgtgattggatgCATTTAGATTATTTgagtgatcctaaccagacgactaCTAGtaaacacataattgaaaagtgtaatgctcaatttagatcattaAACCCAACTAAATTAGAGgttcataatatttttagttagctctattatcttgcatagtttttaggtttatgtgattaaactatttcaaactTAATTGTCCATGTTACCTCACATAAATACTAAGAAAACCTTAGTTTAAAATGATCATTAAAATGCGTgtttcactaagtaaaagatccaaaatgacttaatttagtttctaaactcatgaaagattgaattgccatggaatgttttccgaacattgttaagcatgatgaaaatgaatcaagttgattaatgtaattatcctagcctatacatgttattgattgttgaagttgtgtttttgttgctaaaatCCATTAtacatttagataattttgcgtacttagtttaaaattgcattagggatcaatttTGCATCTAGATAAATTAATCTAGCTAAATCATCATCActcaaattattgtgtttttacaccaaattgtgaatttatagTTTTGcaaataatcaattaacacACATAGTCCTTTTGGAAACAATGactcattttacttactttttacctgaacgactgtgtacacttgcacaaaacTACCATTACACTTACAAAGAGTGAATCGAGCCCTAATGTGCAGGCTTTGCGTCTAGGTATGCAGGCTAGGGATGATCGACCTCGTTAGGATGTTGCTGCAGCAAGGGGTAGAGTTCAGAATTATGCCACTTATGGTAAGAGGCATTCAGGAGACTATTGGAGGAGTATGGGAGCATGCTGGAAATGTGGGTCACTGAACCATAAGATTCGAGATTGTCCATAGCTTAATGAACAAATGCAAGTACTGGGATAGAATTAAACCTCGAACCAAAGAGTTGGACAACAAACCTAGAGAGATCAGGGTCAGAACAAAGGTAGAAATGTTGGTTAGAGACAATGAGCACCGGGTCATGGTGCTAATCGGGCAGCTGCGAGGCAACCAGCATTTGTGTATGTGGCGAGATGCAGAGAGGATTGTGATGTAGCAGAGTGATAGCAAgtacttttacaattaattttattccTTACTTTGCATTAATTGATATTGGATCTACCCACTCGCATGTGTCTTGCGAAATGGCATAAACTAGGAATTTGGTCAAAGGAAACTGTAAGTGATGTAACTGTCCTTAGTCCCTTAAGACAATCTGTACAAGTGAACAAAATTTATAAGAGATGTCTGTTATTAGTCCAAGGTGTGGTATTTCCTACTGATCTAATGGAGTTGCCTTTTGGAGAATTTGATCTcattttgggcatggattggttgaGTGAGCATCGGGTTAGCCTTGATTGTGATATGAAGCAGGTTACCCTAAGGACTCCGGAGGAGAGTGAAATAATCATGATCAGGGAGCATCAGAATTATCTATAGGATGTGATCTCTTCCTTGGTAGCGGATAATCTGATTTGTAAAGGGTGTGAGGCATATTTAGCGTATATCATGGATATGAAGATGGTTGGTGCAGCATTGGAGAATATCCATGTAGTGAAAGAATTTCCAAATGTCTTTCCAAAAAAGTTGCCCAGTTTACCTCTAGAACGTGAGGCTAAATTTGGAATTGAGTTGCTACCTAGGACAGCACCGGTGTCCATTGCACCCTATCGCATGGCATAAAAGAGCTTAAGGAGCTCAAAATGCAGTTGTTAGATCGTGGCTTTATAAGGCCAACTGTATCACCGTGGAGAGCTCTAGTGttatttgtgaagaagaaggatggatcGATGAGGCTTTGTATGGATTACCTTAAGTTAAACAAATTAACTATGAAGAAGTACCCTTTACCGAATATAGatgacattttttttcattttaagggtGCCACTGTTTTCTCTGAGATTGATCTAAGTTCAGTTTACTATCAGTTGCAAGTGAAGGAAGTGGATTTTTGAAAACATCTTTCAAGACTCGGTATGGGCACTATGAATTCTTGGTGATGCCCTTCGGACTCACAAATGCTCCCGCTACTTTCATGGATCTCTTAAATAGAGTCTTCCAACCTTATATCAATTAGTTTGTGGTAGTCTTCATCAATGACATTCTAATCTACTCCAAGTAGCATGAGGAGCACTTAAGGTTAGTCCTCCAAATCTTGCGCGAGAAAAAGTTGTATGCAAAATTTagtaagtgtgagttttggctttgAGAAGTGATGTTTTTGGAATATGTGGTATCCATTGAGGGTATCAATGTTAACACTAAAAAGATCGAGGCTATTCAGGATTTAAAGTAGCCTAAGAATGTTAGTGAGATTCAGAGTTTTCTCAGACTTGCTGGGTAATATCAGAGGTTTGTTGAAGGATTTTCTTTGATTACTGCACTGATGACGAAGTTATTGGGAAAGAGTGCACTGTTTAAATAGACTGAGGAGCAACAGGCTAGTTTTGAGAAGCTCAATGCAGTGTTAACTCAAGCCCCTGTATTAATCCAACCCGAGTCTAGTAAGGATTATGTGATGTAGAGTGATGCTTCTCATGCGGGTCTTGGTTGTGTACTGATGCAAGGCAAGAAAGTTGTGGCTTATGCTTCGAGGCAGTTCAAACTGCATGAGTGTAACTCTCTTACGCATGACCTTGAATTGGCAGCAATGGTTTTTGCTCTTAAGATTTGGAGGCACTACCTTTATGGGGAGAAATGTATCATCTACGTAGATCATAAGCGTCTTAAGTATCTTCTTACCCAGAAGGAGTTGAACTTGAGACAGAGGCATTGGATAGAGCTACTAAAGGACTACGACTACACTATTGAATACCATCCAGGTAAAGCTAATGTTGTGGAcaatgctttgagtagaaaagcGATGGGTGAGTTATGTGCAATGTTTGCTAGGCTGAGTTTATTTGAGGATGGAGGCTTACTGGTAGAATTGCAAGTGTGAGCTACTCTATTGGAAgagattaagctaaaacaacCATTGGATACGACTTTAGCACCTCATGTGAAACTTATCGAGGAGGGTAAGACTTTAgattttgcttttaattttgagGGAGTTTTGTGCTATCGAGAGAGATATTGTGTACCTTCAGATTCGGAGTTGAGGCAGTCCATTCTGAGTAAAGCTCATTCTTAGGAAGTAAGATGTATTGGGATCTTTGTGAGCAGTATTGGTGGCCTGGACTTAAACATGATGTGACTGACTTTGTGGAAGGATGCTTGACAGGCCAACAAGTCAAAGCTGAGCATTAATTTCCTACTGGTTTGCTCCAACCTATTCATATTCCTCAGTGCAAATGAGATCGTGTTACCATGGCTTCGTTAGCGGGCTACCTTTAACGCCTTCGAAGAAAGACTCtatttgggtgattgttgatcgGTTGACTAAGTTTGCTCATTTTCTGCCAATGTGTATCGACTATTCATTACAGAGGTTGGCGAGGCTATATATCTCCAAGATAGTGAGACTTCACGGGGTACTAGTTTCCATCATCTCTGATCAGGATCCTAGATTCACATCTCATTTTTGGAAGAAGCTACATAGAGATCATGGTACAACGTTGAACTTTAGTAAAGCTTTTCATCTACAATCTGATGGGCAGTCTGAAAGGGTTatccaaaatttcaaagatATGTTGAGAGGCTATGTGATTGATTTTCGAGGTAGTTAGGAGGAACATCTTCCACTTACTGcgtttgcatataataatagattCTCGTCAAGCATCCAGATGGCTCCTTATAATGCTCTCTATAGACACAAGTGTAGGACACCTTTTTGCTGGATTGAGTTGGGGGAGAAGAATGTGTTAGGACCGGATCTAGTGCAGGAGACTGAGAATATTGTGAAGATTATTTGGGATCATTTTAAAGCGACATCTGACAAGCAAAAGTCTTATTCTGACTTGAAGAGGAAGGATATATAGTTTATTGTTGGTGAACGGGTCTTCCTTAAGGTTTTTCCTTGGAATAAAGTGTTGAGAGTTGGCTGCCAAGGGAAACTAAGTTTGAGGTTCACCAGACCCTATCACATCATGAAGAGAGTGGGACCAGTGGCATATCAGCTTGAGTTACCTCCAGAGTTGGATCATATCCACGATGTTTTTATTTGTCCATGTTGAGGTGATACCAATTTGACCTTACTCATATAGTTTCAATTAAGGAGATTAAGGTTCAATCGGATTTGTCATTTGATGAAGAACCGATACAGATCCTTGATCGTGACTTCAAAGTTTTGCGAAGGAAGAAGATTCCACTTGTGAAAGTTTTGTGGAGGAATCACGGCTCTAATCTAATGAGGCCACTTGAgagtcaaaatatttattacttcaACAATATCCTTACCTTTTTCCAtgaggtaaattttgaggatgaaatttttataaggaGGGTAGAGTTGGGGGAGAAGAAAGTATTAGGACCGGATCAACTGCAGAAGACTGAGAATACAGTGAAAATTTTTTGGGATCATTTAAAAGTGACATCTGACAGGAAAAAGTCTTATTTTGACTTGAAGAGGAAGGATATAGAGTTCAATGTTGGTGAATGCGTCTTCCTTAATGTTTCACGTTGGGAGAAATTGTTAAGATTTGGCCGCTAGGGGAAACTGAGTCTGAGGTTCATCAGACCCTATCACATCATGAAGAGAGTGGGACTAGTGGAACATCAACTTGAGTTACCTCCAAAGTTGGATCGTATCCATGACGTTTTCATGTGTCCATGTTGAGAAGATACCAATTTGACCCTACCCATATAGTTCTgattgaggagattgaggttcgaCTGAATATTTCATTTCATGAGGAACCGATACAGATCCTCGATCGTGACGTCAAAGTTTTATGAAGGAAGAAGGTTCCACTTATGAAAGTTTTGTGGATGAATCACGATTAGAGGCCACTTGGGAGCTGAAATATTTAATGCGTCAATAATATCCTCACCTTTTTccatcaggtaaatttcgaggaagAAATTTTTATAATGAGGGTAGGGTTGTCGCAtcccatatatttttattattgtgtaCAAAAGGATAAGAATAAGGAAATGTGTAGTCTAATGGATTAATGATTATTTAGCTATCCTAGTGGTCTAAGGTCAAGTCTTAGTGTTCACACtccatttattatttgttttacaaattttccaTGTCTTTTAAAGTGCTTGAAGTCCACCCCTTTAtaccataaataggaggattcCTTTAATCCATTATAGGTCCAACTTACCTTAAGTTGAGGGTGTATGATCCCCCTTTTTACTCCATGTCTCCCTCCCTTGCCAAAATTTCATATCTTGCCTATTTGTTGTGTTCATTGAACCTAGTCACATTTGACCAAGCTTCCACACCCTTTGTTGTCCCTACCTCCTTCATTCTCCCATTTCTCTCACTTTTCATTTCTGTTCTCATCCATTATTCTCTCAATTAGTAAGATAATCACCACCCTTTTTCTTCTAATCTTTACTTTTCCTCTACCACAATTGACCATAGCACCACCATTGTAACACCTTTTAGCCACCATAGCACTGCCCTTTacctcatttttctttctccaCTGCTGTCGATCACCACTGTGACCACTGTCGCGAGCCACTACAGATTCCTCTCCTCCTATATTTCTTCTCTTtcattcttatttatttatcttattgaTCTCCTTTTGCACCGAAACCCACATAGCCTTTCACTATCGAATCACCACTACACCGTCACTGGACCATTGTTGAACTGTCGCTGAGTCGTCATCGTCGCCATTGCCGCCAGTGATCAAAATTCTTCCTTTCTCTTCCTCTTTGACTTTTCctttcttataattatttaaactcaCATCTTCTTTCTCTCTATCAATCCTTTTAGATCAATCAATTCATCGACTTCGTTCCTTTCTCAATTCATCGCCCAATCTGATTTAATCAAGTGTAAGTGCAGGTTATTTTGATCGTAAAATCCTTCTCTTAGTAATTTCTTATCATGGCCGAATGATATAGTGCCATAGGaacaacataatattttattatattactaatACGATTTCATATTGACTTTGAAGGGCTGAACGATATTCATAGGCGAGACCTCTAACTTCGCATTGCAAACCTTCATTTTGAGAGTCTTAGATCGTGCGGTAAGTGTTGTTGAGACTATTAGTAATCGATCTTTTaagtgataaaatattttcaaaggatCCTAacaaataaatgttatttatatgttaaattgt includes the following:
- the LOC105781443 gene encoding uncharacterized protein LOC105781443 — protein: MRSCYHGFVSGLPLTPSKKDSIWVIVDRLTKFAHFLPMCIDYSLQRLARLYISKIVRLHGVLVSIISDQDPRFTSHFWKKLHRDHGTTLNFSKAFHLQSDGQSERVIQNFKDMLRGYVIDFRVSIKEIKVQSDLSFDEEPIQILDRDFKVLRRKKIPLVKVLWRNHGSNLMRPLESQNIYYFNNILTFFHEVNFEDEIFIRRVELGEKKVLGPDQLQKTENTVKIFWDHLKVTSDRKKSYFDLKRKDIEFNVGECVFLNVSRWEKLLRFGR